From the Actinopolymorpha singaporensis genome, the window CGAGGTTGAACGACACGTCCACGCTCCCGGCCTGGGCCACCACGGCCCGTACGTGCTCGTCGACCGCGCTCTCGTCCAGCGCGTCGAGCACGGCGACGTCCGCCTGCCCGCCGGCCGCGGTGATCTCCTTGGCCACCCGCTCGAGGCTGTCGCGGGTACGCCCCGCCAGGAATACCCGGGCGCCCTCGCGGGCGAAGGTGGTGGCCGTCGCCGAGCCGATCGACCCGCCGGCGCCGTAGATGATCGCGGTCTTGTTCTCCAGCAGCATGTGCCTGCTCCGTTTCGTACCTGGACTTCGCGGGATGTCGCCGGGCGTTCGCCGGCTGGCACCGACACTAGAGACGTACGCACGCCGCGGAATCCGTACCGGCATCAGTACTTCCGTACTCCGGTACGGCCCCACTACACGACCGCGCCTGCGCGCCCGCGGTACGCCGGCCTGCCCCGCGCCACGTAGGGTCGGGCGCGTGCTGGTGGGCCGGAAGGCGGAACGCGCGCGGATCGGCGCCCTGCTCGACGACGCCCGCGCCGGCGCCAGCGCCGCGCTGGTCCTGCGCGGCGAGCCCGGCATCGGCAAGACCGCCCTGCTCGACCACGCGGCCGAAAGCGCCGCCGGCCTTCGGGTGCTGCGGGCGGCCGGAGTGGAGTCGGAGGCGGAGCTTCCGTTCGCCGGCCTGCACCAGTTGCTGCGTCCGGTGCTCGGGCGTCTGCCCGCGCTGCCCGGGCCACAGCGGCGGGCCCTGGAAGGCGCGTTCGGGCTGGGCACGAGTCCTGCCGCGGCAGGTGCCGGCGACCGCTTCCTGCTCGGGGCGGCCGTGCTGTCGCTGCTCGCCGAGGCGGCCGAGGACGGTCCGCTGCTGTGCCTCGTCGACGACGCCCAGTGGCTGGACCCGACGTCGGCGCAGGCGCTGGAGTTCGCCGCCCGGCGGTTGGACCGCGAGGGCGTCGTCGCGGTGTTCGCCGTACGCGACCACTCCGAGGTGTTCTCCCGTACCGGTCTGCCCGAGCTTCCGCTGAGCGGGCTCGACGACGACAGCGCGCTCGGCCTGCTCTCCTCGGTCGACGCGGCCCTGCCCGGCGCGGTCCGGGAGGAACTGCTCGCCCAGACCGGCGGCAACCCGCTCGCCCTGCGTGAGCTGCCTGCACTCCTTCGGTCGGCGCGTGGGCGGCCGGCCGGGCCGATGCCGCTGACCAGTCGCGTCCTGGACGCCTTCCACCACCGGATCCGGGCGCTGCCCGCGAGCGCCCGGGCGTTCCTGCTGGTGGCCGCGGCCGACGACACCGGCGAGGTGGCGGTCGTGCTCCGGGCGGCGGCCGAGCTCGGCGCGGGCATCACCGACCTGCAGTCGGTGGAGGAGCACGGGCTGGTCTCAGCGGCGGGGAACATCCTGGCGTTCGGGCATCCGCTCATCCGGGCGGCCGCCTACCACGGCGCGCCGCTCGCCCAACGGCTCGGTGCGCACACCGCGCTGGCCGCGGCGTACTCCGCACACAACGACGCCGACCGGCGGGCCTGGCACCTCGCGGCGGCCGCCACCGGACCCGACGAGGCGGTGGCCGACGCCCTGGCCGCCGCGGCCGGGCGGGCCGCCGCGCGGGGCGGCCACCACGCCGCGGCCACGGGGTACGAACGGGCGGCCCGGCTGAGCGCCGACCCCGTCGCAGCGGCCCTGCGGACCACCCTCGCCTGCGAGGCCGGCGTACACAGCGGTCAACCACAGTGGGCCCGGGTCCGCGCCGAGCACGCCGGCCCGCACGTCGACGACCCGTCCCTGCGGGCTCGGCTGCTGGAAGTACGCGCGGCCGCCGCGTTCGGGCAGGGCGACCTGCGCGGCGCTCACCACCTGCTCGCCGAGGGAGCCGCGCTGGTCGCTTCGCGGGACCGCGCCCGGGCCGGCTGGATGCTGATGCGCGCGGTGCACGCGGCCTGGGCGACGCCGACCGACCTGGCACTGATCGCCGCGAGCGTGGACGAGCTCGACACGTTGGACCTGCCCGCGGACGACCCGCTCACGTCGGTGTTCTGGCTGGCCCGGTGGGCGATGGCGGTGCCGCTGCGGCGCGACACCGCCGGCTACCCGCCGCTGGATGCGGTCCTGGCCCGCGCCCGTTCCGCCGGCGCCGGGGCCGGTCCCCGCGCACTGGTCGAGGTGGCCTCCCGGGCCTTCGTCCTCGGCCGGGACGAGGAGGTCGCCGACATCGCGGCCGGGCTGGTCGCCGACGCCCGGACCCGGGGGATGCTGTCGGCGCTGCCCGCCGGGCTCGGCTACGCCACCCTCACCCATGCCCTGCTCGGCCGGCACCGGGACGCGCTGGTGAGCGGGGACGAGGGGATGCGTATCGCCCGCGACACCGACCAGCCGCTCTGGGAGAGCTACACCTCGGGCGCCCTGGCTCACCTGGCCGCCGTTCGGGGCGACGAGGCGGACTGCCGGGAGTACGCCGAGGCCGCCGGGGTCCGCTCCGAACCGAGCGCCTCCCAGTCCGGAGCCCGGTCCGGAGCACCGGCCGGAGCGCTGACGGGAGCGCCGGTCGGCTCCCTGGCCGGACTGGCGACGGCCCAGGCGGCCCTGGCGCTGCTGGACCTCGGGTACGGCCGGGTCCAGGCCGCCTTCGACCGGCTGGTCTCCCTGGTCGAGGGACCGCAGGGCCACCAGAACGTCCCGGTGCGATCGGTCCCGGACCTGACCGAGGCGGCGGTACGCCTTGGCCGGCCGGACGACATCGCGGGCCCGCTGGCCACCTACGCGACCTGGGCCGCCGCGGTCCGCCGGCCCTGGAGCGACGCGCTGCTGGCCCGCTGCCGGGCGCTGACCACACCGGGTCCTGACGCCGAGCGGCTCTACCTGCGCGCCCTGGACCTGCACGACCCGCGGCAGCGGCCGTTCGACCGCGCGCGTACCGAACTGTCGTTCGGCGAGTGGCTGCGGCGAGGGCGGCGCCGCAGCGACGCGCGCGGACGGCTGGCGAGCGCGCTGCGGACGTTCGAGGAGATCGGCGCGCGGCCGTGGGCCGAACGCGCGCGGGTGGAGCTCGGCGCCGCCGGGCACACCGGGCACACCGGGGACCCGGTCAGCACGGGGGCGGCCGGCGACGCCGCGGTCGCCCCGAGCGCCGGGCCCCGCGGCTCGGCCGGCGACGCCGGCGTACGTCTCACCCCGCAGGAGCTGCAGATCACCGAGCTCGCCGCCACCGGCCTGTCCAACCGCGACATCGCCGCCCGCCTCTACCTCAGCCCGCGGACAGTGGCGTACCACCTGTACAAGGCGTACCCCAAGCTTGGCGTCAGCTCCCGCGGCGAGCTCGGACGTGTCTCTGACGTCCTCGCCACCCTCCGCACCGCACGGTAGGTCCGGCCCCGCGATTCCCCGCGATCCCCGTTGCCAACTTTGGTTGACAGCGGCACCCTGTCAACCTAGATTGACAGGGTGCCGGACACACTTGTGGACACCCTGCGAGCGAAGGACCCGCTGGACGCCCTGGGCCAGATCGCCGCGCTCGAACGCCGGCTCGACGCCGAGACCGAGATCCAGGTCCGCCGCGCCCGCGTCCAGGGCTGCTCCTGGGAGGTCATCGCCGCCGCGCTCGGAGTCAGCCGCCAGGCGGTGCACAAACGGTTCGCCGGCCGCACCGGTCTGCTCAGACGCAACCGAAAGTAGGGGAACGATGCCCCGAAGGCCTCGACCACGATCCCGCAGCGTGGGGTGTCCGCCCCGCCGGCGCGGCGGCCTGCTCGCCCGGCTGCGCAGGCGCCGGACGCCGTTGCCTCCTGGACCGGCCGGGCCGGGCGGCCCGCCCGACGGGGGGCCGCCGCCGGCGGGAGTACGCGAACCGCGCCGGCCGGGACCCGCCCCCTCCGCGATGAGTGCGGCCGCCGGCGAGCCGCGCGACCAGTTCGTGAACCTCGCCCCGGACCGCGCCTGACAGCGCCGCACACGTTCGCGGGTGGCCCCGCGGGCCCCGCGGGTCCCGCGGGTCAGACCGAACGCGGCCGGCGCGCCGGGTTGGCCACGTCGTCCTCGGTGAGGCCGGTGTTCGCCAGGATGTCGGCGAAGTGTGTCTCGATCGTCTTCTGCACCTGGGTGGCGTACTCCTGCGGAGGCGTCCGGCGCTGCAGCACGTTGGTGAACAACGCCTGCAGGATCTGCGTGGTGCGTCCGCCTCCGGGGCCGTTGACCCAGAAACTGCCGTACGCCGGCCCGACGATCCCCTTCTGCTGGACCTTTCCGAGCAGGTCCGCGATGTCTCGGGGGTACTCGATGCCGTTCACCATCGGCGGGCCGGCCGGCGCGAGTTCGCCTGCGTCCGACGTGCCCTGCAGGAACGCGGTGTAGCCCGGCTTGGACAACCAGAACATCAGGAAGTCCATCACCATCTCGGTGTGCTCGGGATCCTTCTCCACCACTCCGAGGTGATAACCGGTGGTGCCTTCGGGCGGACGGGGCCGCGACTCCACCAGCGGTCCCTCCATCGGCGGGAACTCGAAGACGTCCCAGTCGAACGGCTGCAGCTTGCCGGGCTTGATCCCGAGCTTCTTGGCCCGGCTCTCGGTGAGCGACTGAAGGTCCTTGTGCAGCAGCGTCAGCGACCACGAGCCGTCCACGAGCATCGCGGCCTTGCCCTGTACGAACGGGAGGTACTGGTCGGTGTAGGCGAAGAAGTCGCCGTTGGAGTACTGCGGAAAGACCCTGATCAGGTTGGTGACCAGCTCGACCATCGCCGGCGTGTCGTACCGCAGCGTCTTGGCCTTCAGCGCCTGGTAGAACCTCTGGGCGCTGTAGGTGTACTTCGCGTGCAGTGCCGGGTCGTTGGCGTCGTAGTCGAAGTCGCCGTCGAGCTCGGGGTTCCAGTTCCAGTCACCCGGCTGGGAGCGCACGGCGGTGGACCAGGAGGGGTGGTACTGGTCGAAGTAGACCGAGCAGATCCAGCCGGGAAGGATGTAGTCGAAGTTCGTGGACAGCGGGATGTGCCCGGCCTTCTTGAGCTTCCGGCTAACCTCCACGACCTCGCGCCAGTTCTTCGGCGGGCTGACGTTGGCCGAGGCGAAGATCTCCTTGTTGTAGTACCACAACAGGTGCAGCTGGTCGGTGCCGAGCTCCGGCCGGGTGCCCTCCGCGGTGAGCTCGCGGTACTTCCCGAAGTCGTAGTCCTTCTCCCACGCCTGACCGGTGTAGGGGTTGACCTGGGCGCGGTACTCGTTGAAGTCGACGAAGCCGCGGAAGTCAGGGGCGTATCCGCTGGTGACGATGTCCGGCCCGACCCGGCTGGCCGACAACTGCCTGCCCAGCCACTGTCCGTACGCGCCGGTGTCGGTGTAGTCCCTGGCCTGCCAGTAGATCCGCACGTCCGGCTGGTGCTCGCGGTAGGCCCGGGTCAGCGCCTCCTGGGCCGCCTTCGGCGGATTCTCCAACGGGGCAACGACGATGTGCCCGCGGTAGCGCGCGGCGTCGTCGGCGCGCTGCCGGGTCGCGGGATTGCCGAACGGCGGGCCGTCGTCACCGGTGCAGCCGGCCAGGACGGACGCGATCGTGGGAGCGGAAACCCCGAGGGCCAGGGAACGCAGCAAGAAGGCGCGCCTACTCGAGCCGGACATGCACTGCCTCCCTGACGGTTTCGGCGACCACACTACCGGTGAGCCTCACCCACCCGGCCGGAAACTCGAAGCCCGTGCGGGGCGGCGGAATTGTGTCCGACCACGGGTGCGGGCCCACCCGTCCGGAGCTCGCACGTGAAGCTCACACCTCCGCCGTACCCGGCCTCGGGCTCACGGTGCGACGAGCAGCACCTCGGCGCCGACCGGGCGGTAACCGGCCGCCAGCAGCGTACGCACCGACGCGGCGTTGCCCGGCGACACCTGC encodes:
- a CDS encoding ABC transporter substrate-binding protein, encoding MSGSSRRAFLLRSLALGVSAPTIASVLAGCTGDDGPPFGNPATRQRADDAARYRGHIVVAPLENPPKAAQEALTRAYREHQPDVRIYWQARDYTDTGAYGQWLGRQLSASRVGPDIVTSGYAPDFRGFVDFNEYRAQVNPYTGQAWEKDYDFGKYRELTAEGTRPELGTDQLHLLWYYNKEIFASANVSPPKNWREVVEVSRKLKKAGHIPLSTNFDYILPGWICSVYFDQYHPSWSTAVRSQPGDWNWNPELDGDFDYDANDPALHAKYTYSAQRFYQALKAKTLRYDTPAMVELVTNLIRVFPQYSNGDFFAYTDQYLPFVQGKAAMLVDGSWSLTLLHKDLQSLTESRAKKLGIKPGKLQPFDWDVFEFPPMEGPLVESRPRPPEGTTGYHLGVVEKDPEHTEMVMDFLMFWLSKPGYTAFLQGTSDAGELAPAGPPMVNGIEYPRDIADLLGKVQQKGIVGPAYGSFWVNGPGGGRTTQILQALFTNVLQRRTPPQEYATQVQKTIETHFADILANTGLTEDDVANPARRPRSV
- a CDS encoding helix-turn-helix transcriptional regulator, whose amino-acid sequence is MLVGRKAERARIGALLDDARAGASAALVLRGEPGIGKTALLDHAAESAAGLRVLRAAGVESEAELPFAGLHQLLRPVLGRLPALPGPQRRALEGAFGLGTSPAAAGAGDRFLLGAAVLSLLAEAAEDGPLLCLVDDAQWLDPTSAQALEFAARRLDREGVVAVFAVRDHSEVFSRTGLPELPLSGLDDDSALGLLSSVDAALPGAVREELLAQTGGNPLALRELPALLRSARGRPAGPMPLTSRVLDAFHHRIRALPASARAFLLVAAADDTGEVAVVLRAAAELGAGITDLQSVEEHGLVSAAGNILAFGHPLIRAAAYHGAPLAQRLGAHTALAAAYSAHNDADRRAWHLAAAATGPDEAVADALAAAAGRAAARGGHHAAATGYERAARLSADPVAAALRTTLACEAGVHSGQPQWARVRAEHAGPHVDDPSLRARLLEVRAAAAFGQGDLRGAHHLLAEGAALVASRDRARAGWMLMRAVHAAWATPTDLALIAASVDELDTLDLPADDPLTSVFWLARWAMAVPLRRDTAGYPPLDAVLARARSAGAGAGPRALVEVASRAFVLGRDEEVADIAAGLVADARTRGMLSALPAGLGYATLTHALLGRHRDALVSGDEGMRIARDTDQPLWESYTSGALAHLAAVRGDEADCREYAEAAGVRSEPSASQSGARSGAPAGALTGAPVGSLAGLATAQAALALLDLGYGRVQAAFDRLVSLVEGPQGHQNVPVRSVPDLTEAAVRLGRPDDIAGPLATYATWAAAVRRPWSDALLARCRALTTPGPDAERLYLRALDLHDPRQRPFDRARTELSFGEWLRRGRRRSDARGRLASALRTFEEIGARPWAERARVELGAAGHTGHTGDPVSTGAAGDAAVAPSAGPRGSAGDAGVRLTPQELQITELAATGLSNRDIAARLYLSPRTVAYHLYKAYPKLGVSSRGELGRVSDVLATLRTAR